A window from Gossypium raimondii isolate GPD5lz chromosome 7, ASM2569854v1, whole genome shotgun sequence encodes these proteins:
- the LOC105800703 gene encoding protein PIN-LIKES 7: MGFWTLFEVAAMPILQVLIISLLGAFLATDYCKLFPEDTRRSLNKLVFVVFTPSLMFASLAKTVTLQDIISWWFMPVNMGITFLVGGIVGWFVVKILRPKPHLEGLIIATCSAGNVGNLLLILVPAVCNEDRSPFGNRDVCNSVGLSYASFSMALGGFYIWTISYQMVKSSAVKSKALEAAEEFVSKVEANNNLDATAQTQLLKERKEEGAITTVATKEVEDPEQHANVSQESRPKQEGKGLLWVNVVAFLRQILKELMAPPTLGAIAGFVFGATVWLRKLIIGEGAPLRVMQDSTKLLGDATIPCITLIIGGNLIGGLRSSKIKPLVIVGVVCARYIILPVIGIWVVKAAAKLGFLPSDPLFSYVLMLQFTVPPASNIGTMTQLFDVGQEECSVLFLWTYLVAAFALTTWSTIFMWILT, encoded by the exons atgggtTTCTGGACATTGTTCGAGGTTGCTGCCATGCCTATCTTGCAAGTACTTATAATCAGTTTGTTAGGCGCTTTCCTGGCGACTGATTACTGCAAGCTTTTCCCAGAAGATACGCGCAGATCCTTGAATAAG CTTGTGTTCGTTGTGTTTACACCCTCGCTCATGTTTGCAAGTCTGGCCAAGACCGTCACTCTCCAAGACATTATTTCATG GTGGTTTATGCCTGTAAACATGGGAATCACCTTTCTAGTGGGAGGAATTGTGGGATGGTTTGTGGTTAAGATACTGAGACCAAAGCCCCATCTGGAAGGTCTTATTATTGCGACATGTTCAGCTG GGAACGTGGGAAATCTTCTCCTTATACTTGTCCCTGCAGTCTGCAATGAAGATAGAAGCCCATTTGGGAACCGTGATGTTTGCAACTCAGTTGGACTCTCCTATGCATCTTTCTCCATGGCG CTTGGTGGTTTCTACATATGGACAATCAGTTACCAAATGGTAAAATCTTCAGCAGTGAAATCCAAAGCACTTGAAGCAGCTGAGGAATTCGTTTCAAAAGTAGAAGCCAACAACAACTTGGATGCCACCGCCCAAACTCAGCTtctgaaagaaagaaaagaggaagGTGCTATAACAACAGTTGCAACAAAGGAAGTTGAAGATCCAGAGCAACATGCA AATGTATCACAAGAAAGTAGACCAAAGCAAGAAGGGAAGGGATTGTTGTGGGTTAATGTGGTGGCCTTTCTTCGTCAGATCTTAAAAGAGCTGATGGCGCCGCCGACACTTGGTGCA ATAGCGGGATTCGTTTTTGGAGCGACGGTGTGGTTGAGAAAGCTTATAATAGGCGAGGGGGCTCCATTACGAGTGATGCAAGACTCAACAAAACTGCTAGG AGATGCAACAATCCCTTGTATCACCCTCATAATAGGAGGCAACTTGATAGGAGGATTACGATCgtccaaaataaaaccattggTAATCGTAGGAGTGGTGTGTGCTCGATACATTATACTGCCGGTTATTGGTATTTGGGTTGTTAAAGCTGCTGCCAAGCTTGGGTTCCTACCCTCCGACCCTTTGTTCAGCTACGTCTTGATGCTTCAGTTTACTGTCCCACCTGCCTCCAATATTG GTACCATGACCCAGTTGTTTGATGTGGGTCAAGAGGAGTGTTCAGTTCTCTTCCTGTGGACATACTTGGTTGCAGCTTTTGCACTCACTACTTGGTCAACAATCTTCATGTGGATCTTGACCTGA